From the Paenibacillus sp. FSL H8-0548 genome, one window contains:
- a CDS encoding sugar ABC transporter permease has protein sequence MNRALKNPITYVAFIIPTLALYALFFVYPVVVSFFYGFFRWDGITEKVFIGFDNFVRLWQDEVFRKSLANNFYFMAFSLIVNIPLVFLISIIISKVRRMRDFYKSAVFVPVVISTATVAILFGVLYNYDSGMINQFIRLIGPEEWAREWLSNPKLAMLSILIANAWQNIGFFIVLCLAAILNIPKEIVEASKLDGVNGWQETWSITLPLVRPILFVMLLLTVSGTMKVLDIVQIMTNGGPFQSTEVMSTYMLKVGFRSLELGYGSAIGVAMFIIILVLTGILQRITRSEEVQY, from the coding sequence ATGAACAGAGCACTCAAAAATCCGATTACCTACGTGGCGTTCATTATTCCGACGCTTGCTTTATATGCTTTGTTTTTCGTATACCCCGTCGTTGTTTCTTTTTTTTACGGTTTTTTTCGATGGGACGGAATAACCGAGAAGGTATTTATCGGCTTTGATAACTTTGTACGGCTATGGCAGGATGAGGTTTTTCGGAAATCACTTGCAAACAATTTTTACTTTATGGCGTTTTCTTTAATCGTGAACATACCGCTGGTCTTTCTGATCTCAATCATTATTAGTAAAGTAAGACGGATGCGTGACTTTTATAAGTCGGCTGTATTCGTGCCGGTCGTTATCTCAACGGCAACCGTCGCTATTTTGTTCGGTGTGCTGTACAACTATGATTCCGGTATGATAAATCAGTTTATTCGACTCATTGGACCGGAGGAGTGGGCGCGGGAGTGGCTGTCGAATCCGAAGCTCGCGATGCTCTCCATCCTAATCGCAAACGCGTGGCAAAATATAGGGTTTTTCATCGTATTGTGTTTGGCGGCTATTCTAAATATACCGAAAGAAATCGTCGAGGCTTCCAAGCTTGACGGCGTAAATGGCTGGCAGGAAACATGGTCGATTACGCTTCCGCTAGTAAGACCCATCTTGTTCGTTATGCTGCTGCTTACGGTTTCAGGGACGATGAAGGTGCTTGATATCGTACAAATTATGACTAATGGCGGTCCGTTTCAATCCACTGAGGTCATGTCGACCTATATGCTGAAGGTTGGCTTCCGTTCACTTGAGCTAGGTTACGGCAGTGCGATCGGTGTTGCTATGTTCATTATTATTTTAGTGCTTACAGGTATTTTGCAGCGCATCACGAGAAGCGAGGAGGTGCAATATTGA
- a CDS encoding tetratricopeptide repeat protein has translation MLKFGLFILLFGLLGNPFIAILVMLILLYVLDRRFIGIMPSVFKPIKRISRIKKLRQQIERSPNDVSSKHELARLLMERKKFNEALRWLEPLQHTLEESAEFWDDLGTAYLHTGNEESFLSCTQRGLELNPRVKYGAPYLRLASYYSNGRTEQALACIRDFQAINSSSCEAYDQLNVIYKRLGNAAEARSAAEEGLRIYRILPRYKKRQERKWAIRLYFKK, from the coding sequence ATGTTAAAATTCGGATTGTTTATATTATTATTTGGGTTGCTAGGCAACCCGTTTATCGCTATTCTCGTTATGCTTATCCTTCTTTATGTGCTGGATCGACGTTTTATCGGAATCATGCCAAGCGTATTCAAACCAATTAAAAGAATATCGAGAATAAAGAAGCTGAGACAGCAGATTGAGCGCTCGCCAAATGATGTGTCCTCAAAGCATGAGCTAGCCCGGCTGCTCATGGAACGGAAGAAATTTAACGAGGCTTTGCGCTGGCTTGAGCCGTTGCAGCACACGCTGGAGGAATCTGCAGAGTTTTGGGATGATCTTGGAACCGCCTATTTACACACGGGAAATGAGGAGAGCTTTCTCTCCTGCACGCAACGTGGACTGGAGCTAAACCCTCGTGTTAAATACGGCGCTCCTTATTTGCGACTTGCATCATATTATTCGAATGGCCGTACAGAGCAAGCACTAGCCTGCATAAGGGACTTCCAGGCTATCAATTCATCCTCGTGCGAGGCTTATGACCAGCTGAATGTCATTTATAAGAGACTTGGCAATGCAGCGGAAGCAAGAAGTGCTGCTGAAGAGGGGCTTCGCATCTACCGAATACTCCCCCGCTATAAGAAAAGGCAAGAGCGCAAATGGGCGATACGATTATATTTTAAAAAATAG
- a CDS encoding DEAD/DEAH box helicase has product MRTYIGARKLMIDGFWNEDDSGASVLLSAVDRKDAADGKLRSLLFAWHKSSWYGADVEEISLGERKLLKIPPLLAMDYLSSPQHVRLLQLEWTDRLAVLMQMAEQIRMALLSGWFTPDFEHWNEEQRSWKIAIPEEETNFAQRWVEGLEAAKANGDKGIERWLSGAVEQMLEENEAAAAAWKAITAASGEAALRRKSADEDDWLIAIGLRKDILPFRIALQLVEPNGSAYWCLRPALQDREGGPWLPIRLDEWELGWEADTEDERIIPVEWQPELEEKLAKEQQKWLLALPGLLDPMQENKLKLSLTDNEAWAFLEEGSVQLLEAGCPVLLPSWWEAVRSRKLRLKAKMKSSVGSAAEPMFGLDQIVQFDWKLALGDVNISEAEFLQLAEQNRRLINIGGEWVHLDPQDVTQIKQWMKRFGKKKGLSFRDVLEMHLRGGIPLDETDELSTEMEAEVELNEHLTAWLEQLQHTSQIPLAEIPSALLGELRPYQVEGVSWLLFLRKFGLGGVLADDMGLGKTIQFMAYLVYIKERKLQSGGPSLLICPTSVIGNWEKELERFAPSLRVMLHYGNKRDKGESFRDSVAEADLVITSYSLAQLDEDELSLVDWDALCLDEAQNIKNSYTKQSSAIRRLPASHRIAMTGTPMENRLTELWSIYDFVNPGYLGNINEFRKEVVAPIEKTRDEKLITGLQRWVKPFMLRRIKKDPSIQLSLPDKNETKTYMTLTAEQGALYENLVADLLENLDKLPPMQRRGLILAALTKLKQLCDHPSLLAAEEKPKIWDVERSNKVARLLEMCEEIAAEGERCLIFTQYIEMGHQLQRLLEEKIGLPVPYLHGGVPKVKRDQMIERFQNPEEPCCAFVLSLKAGGTGLNLTAANHVFHFDRWWNPAVENQATDRAFRIGQTKQVDVHKFITLGTLEEKIDEMIERKQSLNDQVVGQSEQWITEMSTDDLRELFALRKSWLKG; this is encoded by the coding sequence ATGAGAACATACATTGGCGCTCGCAAGTTAATGATAGATGGATTCTGGAATGAAGATGACAGCGGTGCCTCTGTTCTGTTAAGCGCAGTCGATCGGAAGGATGCAGCAGATGGCAAACTGCGGTCATTGTTATTTGCATGGCATAAGTCTTCTTGGTATGGAGCAGATGTAGAAGAGATTAGCTTAGGCGAGAGGAAGCTGCTGAAAATCCCGCCTTTACTCGCAATGGACTATTTATCCTCGCCACAGCATGTAAGGCTTCTTCAGCTGGAGTGGACGGATCGATTGGCTGTTTTGATGCAAATGGCTGAGCAAATTCGAATGGCTTTGCTCAGTGGCTGGTTCACACCAGACTTCGAGCATTGGAATGAAGAGCAGCGCAGCTGGAAAATAGCGATACCGGAAGAAGAGACGAACTTCGCGCAGCGCTGGGTGGAAGGCTTGGAAGCAGCGAAAGCGAACGGCGATAAAGGAATTGAGCGCTGGCTGAGCGGTGCGGTCGAGCAAATGCTTGAGGAGAATGAAGCAGCCGCTGCGGCTTGGAAAGCGATTACTGCTGCTTCAGGCGAAGCTGCACTTCGCAGGAAATCAGCTGATGAAGATGATTGGCTGATCGCGATCGGACTGCGCAAGGATATTTTGCCCTTTCGTATTGCGCTTCAGCTTGTTGAGCCGAATGGGTCAGCCTACTGGTGTCTTCGTCCGGCGCTCCAGGATCGAGAGGGAGGCCCATGGCTTCCTATTCGATTGGATGAATGGGAGCTCGGTTGGGAGGCAGACACTGAGGATGAACGTATAATCCCGGTAGAATGGCAGCCGGAGCTTGAAGAAAAGCTTGCCAAGGAGCAGCAGAAATGGCTGCTGGCGCTGCCAGGACTGCTGGATCCAATGCAGGAGAATAAGCTTAAACTGAGCCTGACGGATAATGAAGCATGGGCTTTCTTGGAAGAGGGCAGCGTTCAACTGCTTGAGGCGGGCTGTCCAGTGCTGCTTCCAAGCTGGTGGGAAGCCGTACGCTCACGCAAGCTGCGCTTAAAGGCGAAAATGAAATCATCCGTAGGCTCGGCTGCGGAGCCGATGTTTGGACTCGACCAAATTGTCCAGTTTGATTGGAAGCTGGCTCTGGGCGATGTTAATATATCGGAAGCGGAATTTCTCCAGCTGGCTGAGCAGAATCGTCGTCTCATTAATATTGGAGGCGAGTGGGTGCATTTGGATCCACAGGATGTTACGCAAATTAAGCAGTGGATGAAGCGTTTTGGCAAGAAAAAAGGATTGTCGTTCCGCGATGTGCTGGAGATGCATTTGAGGGGCGGTATTCCGCTTGATGAAACAGATGAGCTGAGTACGGAAATGGAAGCGGAGGTAGAGCTGAATGAGCATTTGACAGCATGGCTTGAACAGCTGCAGCATACCTCGCAAATTCCGCTTGCTGAAATTCCGTCAGCTTTACTTGGCGAGCTCAGGCCCTATCAGGTTGAAGGAGTATCATGGCTGCTATTTTTAAGAAAGTTCGGGCTTGGCGGCGTACTTGCAGATGATATGGGACTTGGCAAGACGATTCAGTTTATGGCTTATCTAGTCTATATCAAAGAGAGGAAGCTGCAGTCGGGCGGTCCATCTCTCTTAATCTGTCCAACGTCAGTTATCGGCAACTGGGAAAAGGAGCTAGAACGGTTTGCTCCTTCGCTTCGGGTCATGCTGCATTACGGGAACAAGCGGGATAAAGGAGAGTCCTTCCGTGATTCAGTAGCGGAAGCTGATTTAGTCATCACCTCCTATTCACTGGCGCAGCTCGATGAAGATGAATTAAGTTTAGTGGATTGGGACGCTTTATGCCTCGATGAGGCTCAAAATATTAAAAATAGCTATACGAAGCAATCGTCAGCGATCAGACGGCTCCCTGCCTCGCACCGGATTGCGATGACAGGTACGCCGATGGAAAATCGCTTGACCGAGCTTTGGTCGATCTACGATTTCGTTAATCCTGGATATTTGGGCAATATCAATGAATTCCGCAAGGAGGTCGTTGCTCCCATTGAGAAAACGCGTGATGAGAAGCTCATTACTGGTCTTCAGCGCTGGGTGAAGCCATTTATGCTGCGCAGAATTAAGAAGGACCCTTCTATTCAGCTATCGCTTCCTGACAAAAACGAGACAAAGACCTATATGACGCTAACGGCAGAGCAAGGTGCGTTGTATGAGAATTTAGTTGCCGATCTTCTGGAGAATCTAGATAAGCTGCCGCCAATGCAGCGTCGAGGACTGATTCTCGCAGCCTTAACGAAGCTGAAGCAATTATGTGACCATCCTTCGCTGCTTGCAGCTGAGGAGAAACCGAAGATATGGGATGTAGAGCGCTCCAATAAAGTAGCGAGGCTTCTCGAAATGTGCGAGGAGATTGCTGCAGAGGGAGAACGCTGTCTTATTTTTACACAATACATTGAAATGGGCCATCAGCTTCAGCGGCTGTTAGAGGAGAAGATTGGCTTGCCAGTACCGTATTTGCATGGCGGTGTACCGAAGGTGAAGCGGGACCAAATGATCGAGCGTTTCCAAAATCCGGAGGAGCCATGCTGTGCCTTCGTACTATCGCTTAAGGCTGGAGGCACCGGACTTAACTTGACGGCAGCAAACCATGTGTTTCACTTTGACCGCTGGTGGAATCCTGCTGTTGAGAATCAGGCAACCGACCGTGCGTTTCGGATTGGACAGACAAAGCAGGTTGACGTGCATAAATTTATTACACTCGGCACGCTCGAGGAGAAAATTGACGAGATGATCGAGCGGAAGCAGTCGCTTAACGATCAAGTCGTTGGACAGTCCGAGCAATGGATTACGGAAATGTCTACTGACGATTTGAGGGAGCTTTTTGCATTGCGAAAAAGCTGGTTAAAGGGATGA
- a CDS encoding SWIM zinc finger family protein: protein MSVMHLNEKLHALIEEQLNVRVETTIMKRGWQYYMEGKVNSANEGSHDHLYGFVKGSELYAVILDAGNLRYSTCTCPYMGFCKHMAAVYFQYCSQQEGGHSLAERSYFKLLGLSSASMLLKAKQAEPEVPQSVPAVLPDPGKSASAKEWLDWMEATHGEVWRKCRHSLHALQPLLSSLKGLARDWEKPLQRLHWATAILFVLAQAERAINTVDSFSRYYHEMSFIRMAEPWVEHLYTLISELEPQQMEPKEEAWADDLIAHVRIWASSMEKQLFDWEYMYLALCEKLSESRSWYERELSAMLEISKSEDLEEVNAGFLHTAIGMMYFYDMKDELAIEHFALTSFDRSQKAMYPCAAQRMQEQKWPLVEKWMSFLFERVNKVKNGRSVGPFVTLCRRADLDRPELGIWTDYMTQLLPHSYSELSDHWLDQKRYEEWADLQMLVGARPEDASAQALREISKLAPHALLPLYHQSVEASIQSRNRQGYRIAVKQLKKLERLYKADKDTERWEQYLTGLVRKHQRLRAFQEELWKGKLVT from the coding sequence ATGTCTGTAATGCACCTCAACGAAAAGCTGCATGCGCTGATTGAAGAGCAGTTAAACGTCCGTGTCGAGACAACGATTATGAAGCGTGGCTGGCAATATTACATGGAAGGCAAGGTAAACAGCGCTAATGAAGGAAGTCATGATCATCTTTATGGCTTCGTTAAGGGCTCTGAACTTTATGCGGTCATCCTTGATGCCGGCAATCTGCGGTATAGTACTTGTACTTGTCCATATATGGGGTTTTGCAAGCATATGGCTGCCGTTTACTTTCAATACTGCAGTCAGCAGGAGGGCGGACATTCTTTAGCAGAACGTTCTTATTTCAAGCTGCTAGGACTATCTTCCGCAAGCATGCTGCTTAAAGCAAAGCAAGCTGAACCGGAAGTGCCGCAGTCAGTACCTGCTGTTTTGCCTGATCCAGGAAAGTCAGCATCTGCTAAGGAATGGCTGGACTGGATGGAGGCGACGCATGGCGAGGTTTGGCGGAAATGCCGTCATTCTCTGCATGCGCTTCAGCCCCTGTTATCTTCTTTAAAGGGACTGGCAAGAGATTGGGAGAAGCCGCTTCAGCGATTGCACTGGGCAACTGCTATTTTATTCGTATTAGCGCAAGCCGAGCGAGCGATTAACACGGTAGATTCTTTTAGCAGATATTATCATGAGATGTCCTTTATACGAATGGCTGAGCCTTGGGTTGAACATTTATATACATTGATTTCCGAGCTGGAACCTCAGCAAATGGAGCCGAAGGAAGAGGCTTGGGCAGATGATTTAATTGCTCATGTTAGAATATGGGCTTCCAGCATGGAAAAACAGCTGTTTGATTGGGAATACATGTATTTGGCTTTATGCGAGAAGCTTTCGGAGAGCAGAAGCTGGTATGAAAGAGAGCTTTCCGCGATGCTCGAGATTTCGAAGAGTGAAGACCTGGAAGAGGTTAATGCAGGATTTCTGCATACTGCCATTGGCATGATGTACTTTTATGATATGAAGGATGAGCTCGCTATTGAACATTTTGCTTTAACAAGCTTTGACCGCTCGCAGAAGGCGATGTATCCTTGTGCCGCCCAGCGTATGCAGGAACAGAAATGGCCGCTAGTGGAGAAGTGGATGAGCTTCTTGTTCGAGCGTGTAAATAAAGTGAAAAATGGACGATCAGTAGGCCCTTTCGTAACCTTATGCCGCAGAGCCGACCTTGATCGTCCGGAGCTCGGCATCTGGACCGATTATATGACACAATTGCTGCCGCATTCTTATTCAGAATTATCTGATCATTGGCTGGATCAGAAGCGTTATGAGGAATGGGCGGATTTGCAAATGCTCGTGGGGGCCCGTCCTGAGGACGCAAGCGCTCAAGCGCTTCGAGAAATTTCAAAGCTTGCTCCGCATGCCTTGCTGCCGCTGTACCATCAGTCTGTAGAGGCATCGATCCAGTCGCGCAACCGCCAAGGCTACCGAATTGCTGTCAAGCAGCTAAAGAAGCTGGAGCGGTTATATAAGGCAGATAAGGATACAGAAAGATGGGAGCAGTATCTTACTGGACTTGTGCGCAAGCATCAGCGGCTCAGAGCGTTTCAAGAAGAGCTATGGAAAGGGAAATTGGTTACATGA
- a CDS encoding GHKL domain-containing protein produces the protein MQDMQRNMWLVAISVIVVIVLINNSVYYLVTKKTLEDSFKEELLTHAERLQISLEQSREGSEQFQNQIGRELRSASIAIQYALDPDVEKVTTEQLIELRDKLDLSHITLLKKLPDDIVLYKSSNVNQLNTSTKSWVPWYEVFSQLFENKNASVDWLGQSLPNFWSGPFEVSTTDVDKLNKWGYYYDGATNYIIDPYVDYERQEEYEIATGVHRMIESSIKSSDSLLEIAYINPETFPDGEMTINTNGDEQGHKVQEPIFYGSYEIKSEQDTEMVRKAYFSKKTVTHRERINGKEIFKMYIPTFVNEKGINITDRDGQPMNSFVLMLTSDYHVIQEKLDSQFLNVGIIILIVTICSLLIAVIVMRYYRHSRDKVVRVTQETYVDEINQMFQSIRAQRHDFLNHVQTIHSLAELGKSEELISYTKELTGDIRLMNDIINIGNPAIAALVRSKISQAESNKIQFSCSFTGLNMQEMGVKTLDVNRMLGNLIDNAFDEVLKYAEYSRHVTLVGKQSGSALEFTITNTCENAEGAVVMPIFEAGYSTKQQDHQGLGLSIVKSIAKQYKGEVYVAAEPAGKLTFVVKIP, from the coding sequence ATGCAGGATATGCAGCGCAACATGTGGCTTGTGGCAATAAGTGTAATCGTCGTAATCGTGTTAATAAATAATAGTGTGTATTATTTAGTTACGAAAAAAACGTTGGAAGATTCTTTTAAGGAGGAGCTGCTGACTCATGCAGAGCGTCTGCAAATTTCGCTGGAGCAATCGCGTGAGGGCTCGGAGCAGTTTCAAAATCAGATTGGAAGGGAGCTCCGCTCTGCATCAATCGCGATTCAATATGCGTTAGACCCTGATGTTGAAAAGGTAACGACAGAACAATTAATAGAGCTGCGTGATAAGCTGGATCTTAGCCACATTACGCTGTTAAAGAAGCTGCCCGACGATATTGTGCTGTACAAGTCGTCTAACGTTAATCAGCTAAATACGAGCACGAAATCTTGGGTGCCTTGGTACGAGGTGTTCTCACAGCTGTTTGAGAATAAAAATGCTTCGGTAGACTGGCTGGGACAATCGCTTCCTAATTTTTGGAGCGGTCCTTTCGAGGTTTCTACTACCGATGTGGATAAGCTGAACAAATGGGGCTATTATTACGACGGTGCGACTAATTACATCATTGATCCTTACGTGGATTATGAACGACAAGAAGAGTATGAAATTGCAACAGGCGTTCATCGGATGATTGAAAGCTCCATAAAAAGCAGCGATTCGCTGCTAGAGATTGCCTATATAAATCCAGAAACGTTCCCTGATGGGGAAATGACGATTAATACTAATGGTGATGAGCAAGGGCATAAAGTGCAAGAGCCTATTTTTTACGGCAGCTACGAGATCAAGTCAGAGCAGGACACGGAGATGGTCCGCAAAGCCTATTTCTCCAAAAAAACGGTCACTCATCGTGAAAGGATTAATGGAAAAGAAATATTCAAAATGTATATTCCTACATTCGTAAATGAAAAGGGGATCAACATTACGGATCGTGATGGCCAGCCGATGAATAGCTTTGTCTTAATGCTGACCTCAGATTACCATGTCATTCAGGAAAAGCTGGATTCACAGTTTTTGAATGTCGGCATTATTATTCTTATCGTAACGATATGCAGTTTGTTGATTGCAGTTATTGTTATGCGCTATTATAGACATTCGCGGGATAAGGTTGTTCGTGTTACACAGGAGACGTATGTGGATGAGATCAATCAAATGTTTCAATCGATCAGGGCGCAAAGGCATGATTTCTTGAATCATGTGCAAACGATTCATTCTTTGGCCGAGCTTGGAAAATCAGAGGAGCTCATTTCCTATACGAAGGAGCTGACCGGTGATATTCGATTGATGAACGATATCATTAATATCGGAAACCCTGCAATAGCTGCACTCGTACGCTCTAAGATTTCACAAGCAGAAAGCAATAAAATACAATTTAGCTGCTCCTTTACCGGTCTTAATATGCAGGAGATGGGCGTAAAGACATTGGACGTCAACCGCATGCTTGGAAATTTAATTGATAATGCCTTTGATGAGGTGCTTAAATACGCTGAATACAGCAGGCATGTGACGCTCGTCGGCAAGCAATCAGGAAGTGCTCTTGAATTTACGATTACGAATACGTGCGAAAATGCTGAAGGTGCAGTTGTCATGCCGATCTTCGAGGCGGGTTATTCGACCAAGCAGCAGGATCATCAGGGGCTGGGGCTCTCCATCGTTAAATCCATCGCTAAGCAATACAAAGGGGAAGTTTATGTTGCAGCGGAGCCTGCAGGAAAATTAACGTTTGTTGTCAAAATCCCATAA
- a CDS encoding extracellular solute-binding protein, with product MKKRSTLIATLLVSILLVATACGTNNNAETNKNKGAGNSSTNKPVEATEAPVEAKDVTLSLRHTQIKETSKTRLKIIEDVVAKTEEENKGLTFKLEGIDEIVNRDQKLKAEMAAGNPPDIFEVFGGADLNLYVKAARMLDLTPIIEELGLKDKFASLDEFTIDGKVYGLPFGGYSEAIFYNKKIFTELGLEIPTTWAQLLDVSEKIKAAGYTPFGLAAKDGWVNGMLWNTVMERNVGIEAFSKVVSGEAKWTDENFVKGFASYAELVDKDYFTKGALGLAYADQGAQLLSGKAAMVFTGTWDANRFSGEEAGDLAGQIGYFAFPSIEGGAGDQTSINASYSNGFGFSANLNEDQVAAAKKFIANFYTEEVQKRTLVEDKLLPSMKLSDLSGVDPLTTEILTVMANASSSWKAYDAIVQPAVGADVNVGIQELIGKVSKPEKVAEKIQASQDKANAAK from the coding sequence ATGAAAAAGAGATCCACGCTCATTGCAACACTGCTAGTATCCATTTTGCTGGTCGCAACCGCATGCGGCACAAACAACAATGCAGAGACGAACAAAAACAAAGGAGCAGGCAACAGCAGTACGAACAAGCCAGTGGAGGCTACTGAGGCACCGGTAGAAGCTAAGGATGTTACTTTGTCGCTGCGCCATACGCAAATAAAAGAGACAAGCAAAACTCGTTTGAAAATTATTGAAGATGTGGTTGCAAAAACAGAGGAAGAGAACAAAGGACTTACTTTCAAGCTTGAAGGCATTGATGAAATCGTCAACCGCGATCAAAAGCTGAAAGCTGAAATGGCCGCCGGCAATCCTCCAGATATTTTCGAAGTATTTGGCGGTGCCGACCTGAATTTGTATGTAAAAGCGGCTCGCATGCTGGATTTAACTCCGATTATTGAAGAGCTTGGCCTTAAAGACAAGTTCGCAAGCTTAGATGAATTTACTATTGACGGTAAAGTATACGGCCTGCCTTTCGGCGGTTACAGCGAAGCAATCTTCTACAATAAAAAAATATTTACTGAGTTAGGCTTGGAAATTCCCACGACATGGGCGCAATTACTCGATGTTTCCGAGAAAATCAAAGCTGCCGGCTACACGCCATTCGGCTTGGCTGCCAAGGATGGCTGGGTTAACGGTATGCTCTGGAATACGGTTATGGAACGAAATGTCGGAATCGAAGCATTCAGTAAAGTGGTATCCGGCGAAGCGAAATGGACAGATGAAAACTTCGTTAAAGGATTTGCATCCTACGCGGAGCTTGTGGATAAGGATTATTTTACAAAAGGTGCTCTAGGCCTTGCCTATGCTGATCAAGGGGCGCAATTGCTCTCCGGCAAAGCTGCAATGGTATTTACGGGAACTTGGGACGCCAATCGTTTCTCTGGTGAAGAAGCAGGTGATCTAGCGGGCCAAATTGGTTACTTCGCCTTCCCATCTATTGAAGGCGGTGCAGGAGATCAAACCTCCATTAATGCGTCGTATTCGAACGGCTTTGGTTTCTCGGCTAATTTAAATGAAGACCAAGTAGCTGCTGCTAAGAAATTTATCGCTAATTTCTATACCGAGGAAGTTCAAAAACGTACGTTGGTGGAAGACAAATTGTTGCCTTCTATGAAGCTTAGTGATCTCTCTGGCGTAGATCCGCTTACGACTGAAATTTTAACGGTCATGGCGAATGCCTCCAGCTCTTGGAAAGCCTACGATGCGATCGTTCAGCCAGCAGTAGGGGCAGACGTTAACGTTGGTATTCAAGAGCTCATCGGGAAAGTAAGCAAGCCTGAGAAAGTAGCAGAAAAAATTCAAGCGTCGCAAGACAAAGCAAACGCGGCTAAGTAA